A single region of the Sphingobium sp. TKS genome encodes:
- a CDS encoding hemerythrin domain-containing protein: MTDNAAIEMLGREHEIILRVVLGLHGLARHLREGRSTDADLLLEAVIFMREFADKCHHAKEEEILFPAMVAHGVPLHGCPLDALLHEHKEARHLVGQLEEAAKAYHAGEPGSEGKVIAAIEPIERLYPEHIWKEDQMVFPMVERLVPAEARRQIFAEFEEVEARNAPGTHERFHHFAARLSTAAGQ, encoded by the coding sequence ATGACGGACAATGCCGCGATCGAGATGCTCGGCAGGGAGCATGAGATTATCCTGAGGGTCGTTCTCGGCCTGCATGGTCTTGCGCGGCATCTCCGCGAAGGCCGCAGTACCGATGCGGATCTGCTGCTTGAAGCAGTCATTTTCATGCGTGAATTCGCCGACAAATGCCATCATGCCAAGGAAGAGGAAATCCTGTTTCCCGCAATGGTCGCGCACGGCGTCCCCCTGCACGGCTGCCCGCTGGATGCGCTGCTGCATGAACACAAGGAAGCAAGGCATCTCGTCGGACAGCTGGAGGAGGCTGCCAAGGCTTATCACGCAGGTGAGCCAGGCTCCGAAGGGAAGGTCATAGCGGCCATCGAGCCCATCGAGCGCCTTTATCCGGAACACATCTGGAAAGAGGACCAGATGGTCTTTCCGATGGTCGAACGATTGGTGCCTGCCGAAGCCCGCAGGCAGATATTTGCGGAGTTTGAGGAAGTGGAGGCGCGCAATGCTCCTGGAACCCACGAGCGCTTCCATCACTTTGCAGCCCGCCTGTCGACCGCTGCCGGGCAATGA
- the ccoN gene encoding cytochrome-c oxidase, cbb3-type subunit I yields the protein MISGLTLSERQAAIAILTVGMMIGIVMAAAAAMRADAMEIHGYIVALYSLGLLAVVLRGYFAPEPDDTRLASYYDDPSKAGIILSMAWAVFGMFMGVWVALLLAFPDMTFDTAWASFGRMRPVHTTGVIFGFGGNALIATSYHVMQRTSRARMPGQFSPWFVLLGYNLFCILAVSGYFMGITQSKEYAEPEWYADIWLVVVWVTYLVLYLRTLARRKEPHIYVANWYYLAFILVVAILHIVNNLAVPVSFAGAKSYSAFSGVQDAMTQWWYGHNAVAFFLTAGFLGMMYYYLPKRAGRPIYSYRMSIIGFWGITFFYMWAGSHHLHYTALPQWVQTLGMTFSLMLLIPSWIAAANALLTLNGAWDKVRDDATLRFMMMAAVFYGLSTFEGSFMAIRPVNSLSHYTDWTIGHVHSGALGWVAMITFGSIYALVPWLWKRERMHSPALVEVHFWLALAGTLIYVFAMWNSGVLQGLMWRTYNDSGTLTYSFLDTVVAMHPYYIARAIGGLFFLTGALVGSYNIWMTIRQPTSAVAPPGDEPVLAHLQPAE from the coding sequence GTGATCTCAGGTCTCACCTTAAGCGAACGCCAGGCGGCGATTGCCATTCTGACCGTGGGAATGATGATTGGTATCGTCATGGCTGCGGCGGCGGCGATGCGCGCCGATGCCATGGAAATTCACGGCTATATCGTAGCGCTGTACAGCCTTGGCCTCCTCGCCGTGGTCCTGCGCGGATATTTTGCGCCGGAACCGGACGATACGCGACTGGCCTCATATTACGATGACCCGAGCAAGGCCGGGATCATCCTGTCCATGGCGTGGGCCGTGTTCGGGATGTTCATGGGCGTCTGGGTGGCATTGTTGCTGGCCTTTCCCGACATGACCTTCGACACGGCATGGGCCAGCTTCGGGCGCATGCGACCGGTCCACACCACCGGCGTGATCTTCGGATTTGGCGGCAATGCGCTGATCGCCACCTCCTACCATGTCATGCAGCGCACATCGCGCGCGCGGATGCCGGGCCAGTTCAGCCCGTGGTTCGTTCTGCTGGGCTACAACCTGTTCTGCATCCTTGCGGTGTCGGGCTATTTCATGGGCATTACCCAGTCGAAGGAATATGCCGAACCGGAATGGTATGCCGATATCTGGCTGGTCGTGGTCTGGGTGACCTACCTCGTGCTCTACCTGCGAACGCTGGCGCGCCGCAAGGAGCCGCATATCTACGTCGCCAACTGGTATTACCTGGCGTTCATTCTCGTCGTTGCGATCCTGCACATCGTCAACAACCTGGCGGTGCCGGTGTCCTTTGCCGGCGCCAAGAGCTATTCGGCGTTCTCTGGCGTGCAGGACGCGATGACGCAGTGGTGGTATGGCCACAACGCGGTCGCCTTCTTCCTCACCGCCGGTTTCCTCGGCATGATGTACTATTACCTGCCCAAGCGGGCTGGGCGGCCGATCTATTCCTACCGCATGTCGATCATCGGCTTCTGGGGGATCACCTTCTTCTACATGTGGGCGGGGTCGCACCACCTGCACTACACGGCGCTGCCGCAGTGGGTGCAGACGCTGGGCATGACCTTCTCGCTGATGCTGCTTATCCCTTCGTGGATCGCGGCGGCCAATGCGCTGCTGACGCTGAACGGCGCGTGGGACAAGGTCCGCGACGACGCCACGCTGCGCTTCATGATGATGGCCGCCGTTTTCTATGGGCTGTCGACATTCGAGGGATCGTTCATGGCAATCCGTCCGGTCAATTCGCTATCGCATTATACTGACTGGACGATCGGCCATGTCCATTCGGGCGCGCTGGGCTGGGTCGCCATGATCACCTTCGGCTCGATCTATGCGCTGGTGCCATGGTTGTGGAAGCGTGAGCGGATGCATTCCCCGGCGCTGGTCGAGGTGCACTTCTGGCTCGCCCTGGCGGGAACGCTGATCTACGTCTTTGCCATGTGGAACTCGGGCGTTCTGCAGGGCCTGATGTGGCGCACCTACAATGACAGCGGCACGCTGACCTACTCCTTCCTCGATACGGTCGTGGCGATGCATCCCTACTACATCGCGCGGGCCATCGGCGGGCTGTTCTTCCTGACCGGCGCGTTGGTGGGCAGCTACAACATCTGGATGACGATCCGCCAACCGACGTCCGCCGTTGCGCCGCCGGGAGATGAGCCCGTCCTCGCCCACCTCCAGCCTGCGGAGTAA
- the ccoO gene encoding cytochrome-c oxidase, cbb3-type subunit II, with product MFGIHYRLERKSITLVLAIMVVASIGGLIEIAPLFTIDETVETDPDMRVYTPLELAGRNIYIREGCYACHSQMIRTLQDDVDRYGHYSLAVESKYDHPMLWGSKRTGPDLARVGGKYSDAWQVAHLTNPRSVVPQSVMPKYGWLNTTELQTTYLGEHLKAQRDVGVPYTDAMIANAPADAVAQASPDGDTQGLMKRYGAATQVRSFDGDKRTVSEMDALVAYLQVLGKLSNAAQAPEPAGK from the coding sequence ATGTTCGGAATCCACTACCGGCTTGAACGCAAGTCTATCACACTCGTGCTCGCGATCATGGTCGTCGCAAGCATTGGCGGCCTGATCGAGATCGCCCCCCTGTTCACCATCGACGAAACGGTGGAGACCGATCCGGACATGCGGGTCTACACGCCGCTCGAACTGGCCGGGCGCAACATCTACATCCGCGAAGGCTGCTATGCCTGCCATTCGCAGATGATCCGCACGCTGCAGGACGACGTGGATCGGTATGGCCATTATTCGCTGGCGGTGGAGTCCAAGTACGACCACCCGATGCTGTGGGGCTCAAAGCGCACCGGTCCCGATCTCGCCCGCGTCGGGGGCAAGTATTCCGACGCCTGGCAGGTGGCGCACCTCACCAACCCGCGCAGCGTGGTTCCGCAGTCCGTCATGCCGAAATACGGCTGGCTTAATACCACAGAATTGCAGACCACCTATCTTGGCGAGCACCTGAAAGCGCAGCGCGACGTAGGTGTGCCCTATACCGACGCGATGATCGCGAATGCGCCAGCCGACGCTGTCGCCCAGGCCTCGCCCGATGGCGACACGCAGGGGCTGATGAAGCGCTATGGCGCGGCGACGCAGGTCCGCTCATTCGATGGCGACAAGCGCACCGTATCGGAAATGGATGCGCTGGTCGCTTATCTCCAGGTTCTGGGCAAGCTTAGCAACGCGGCCCAGGCACCCGAACCGGCAGGAAAGTGA
- a CDS encoding cbb3-type cytochrome c oxidase subunit 3: protein MDIAHSTLVGFSKSFGLVYLLAMAAVALAYALWPRNRDRFDKAARDIIEDEDKPWL from the coding sequence ATGGACATAGCCCATTCCACGCTGGTCGGTTTCTCCAAGTCGTTCGGGCTGGTCTACTTGCTCGCGATGGCGGCGGTAGCTCTGGCTTACGCCTTGTGGCCTCGGAACCGGGACCGGTTCGACAAGGCAGCCCGGGACATCATCGAGGACGAGGACAAGCCATGGCTGTAA
- the ccoP gene encoding cytochrome-c oxidase, cbb3-type subunit III, producing MAVTERDPHTGHQTTGHEWNGIKELNTPVPRAVWFFLILSALFAVGYWILMPAWPLGRTYTHGLLGVDQRTTVTRIVERAAQERSAWTGRIAALDYNQIRADPALMKIVREDGHRLFGDNCAACHGVNATGGKGFPNLTDRDWLWGGSPGTIAQTIAVGVNSSKSKDTRVSQMLAFGRDGILDNNAVLAVTDYVLSLSDPAHALGRTAQSVAAGQAVFAANCVACHGPEGRGNQALGVPNLTDHTWLYGGDAESVYTSVYGGRQGEMPAWQNQLSPVDRKILVVYLLDKGAGR from the coding sequence ATGGCTGTAACCGAACGCGATCCTCACACCGGGCACCAGACAACCGGCCATGAATGGAACGGCATCAAGGAACTGAATACGCCAGTGCCCCGGGCGGTTTGGTTCTTCCTGATCCTCAGCGCCTTGTTCGCCGTGGGCTACTGGATTCTCATGCCGGCCTGGCCGCTTGGCCGCACTTATACGCACGGCCTGCTTGGCGTGGATCAACGGACGACCGTGACCCGGATCGTTGAACGGGCCGCGCAAGAACGCAGCGCCTGGACCGGCCGGATCGCCGCGCTCGATTACAACCAGATCCGCGCCGACCCGGCCTTGATGAAGATCGTCCGGGAAGACGGCCACCGCTTGTTCGGCGACAATTGCGCGGCCTGCCACGGCGTCAATGCCACCGGCGGCAAGGGCTTTCCCAACCTCACCGACCGGGACTGGCTGTGGGGTGGCAGCCCCGGAACGATCGCGCAGACCATCGCGGTTGGCGTGAACAGCAGCAAGAGCAAGGATACGCGCGTCAGCCAAATGCTGGCGTTTGGCCGCGATGGCATTCTCGACAACAACGCCGTTCTGGCGGTGACCGATTATGTCCTGTCGCTGTCGGACCCGGCCCATGCATTGGGCAGAACCGCGCAATCGGTCGCTGCGGGGCAGGCAGTCTTCGCGGCCAATTGCGTCGCCTGCCACGGGCCGGAGGGACGCGGCAACCAGGCGCTGGGCGTCCCCAATCTCACCGATCACACATGGCTTTATGGCGGCGATGCAGAGTCGGTCTATACGTCGGTGTACGGTGGCAGGCAGGGCGAAATGCCCGCCTGGCAGAACCAGCTCAGTCCGGTCGATCGCAAGATCCTCGTGGTCTATCTCCTCGACAAGGGGGCCGGACGGTGA
- a CDS encoding DUF2189 domain-containing protein codes for MTTIPPIVPPLPRVSPYARNLPASSAVAWLRAGWHDLTRDPWPSLLYGLFVFLLSAAIIVGLVVLEWDFAIFPVLAGFLILAPALAIGLYAKSRSLEEGRPVSLGHMLMPRAQSGGQILFTGAMLCGLLLLWMRAAVLIYALFFGVRPFPGFNHIVQMLFATPTGLAMLLVGSAVGGLFAAFAFAISAFSIPMMLDRRLDSLTAMGTSWALVWNNLPALLVWGAVVLALFVLSVATGMIGLIIVFPLLGHATWHAWRAVR; via the coding sequence ATGACCACCATCCCCCCTATCGTCCCGCCGCTCCCTCGGGTCAGTCCCTATGCCCGCAACCTGCCAGCCAGCAGTGCTGTCGCCTGGCTGCGCGCGGGATGGCACGACCTGACGCGCGATCCATGGCCAAGCCTGCTCTACGGCCTGTTCGTGTTCTTGCTGTCCGCCGCGATCATCGTGGGGCTGGTGGTGCTGGAATGGGACTTTGCCATTTTCCCGGTGCTTGCCGGCTTTCTCATCCTTGCGCCGGCGCTGGCCATCGGTCTCTACGCCAAGAGCCGCTCGTTGGAGGAAGGTCGACCGGTGTCGCTGGGGCACATGCTGATGCCTCGGGCGCAGTCGGGCGGCCAGATCCTGTTCACCGGCGCGATGCTGTGCGGGCTGCTGCTGCTGTGGATGCGGGCGGCGGTGCTGATCTACGCCCTGTTCTTCGGGGTGCGGCCGTTTCCGGGGTTCAACCATATCGTGCAGATGCTGTTCGCCACGCCGACGGGGCTGGCGATGTTGCTGGTCGGCTCGGCAGTCGGCGGCCTGTTCGCCGCCTTTGCCTTTGCCATCTCGGCCTTTTCGATCCCGATGATGCTCGACCGGCGGCTCGACAGCCTGACTGCGATGGGCACGAGCTGGGCGCTGGTCTGGAACAATCTGCCGGCCCTGCTGGTCTGGGGTGCGGTGGTGCTGGCGCTGTTTGTGCTTTCGGTGGCGACCGGGATGATCGGCCTGATCATCGTGTTTCCGTTGCTGGGCCATGCGACATGGCATGCCTGGCGCGCGGTTCGCTGA
- the ccoS gene encoding cbb3-type cytochrome oxidase assembly protein CcoS, whose translation MSALIFLIPLSIALGGLGLAVFFWAFRTGQYEDVAGASERIFLDEDDKPL comes from the coding sequence ATGAGTGCGCTGATCTTCCTGATACCTCTTTCGATCGCTCTTGGCGGTCTGGGTCTCGCTGTATTCTTCTGGGCATTCCGGACGGGTCAGTACGAGGATGTTGCCGGAGCGTCGGAGCGGATTTTCCTGGACGAGGATGACAAGCCGCTATGA
- a CDS encoding NnrS family protein: protein MVKAPVVLATPHRLLFLVGAVQFALVIIWWGAMLFALGGMGPHLEQPIPASLLHAPIMLFLVLPAFFFGFLLTVFPRWTGFPDSAPIIYVPVGLAFLLAAIMLWTGLLAAVPLAIVIAFGAAATGWIWALGWMLGWLVRELRAGRSPTWHGWSIFGAVCAGFGCLIGVIAGLRSLDGMLIHVSNVAGLALFILPVFITVCHRMVPFFAGNVVTNYSRWRPFWVLAAFWIASLAETGAYYLSASGVAAACNAVLACLTGLMLWKWWPGRRAPGLLWVLILGFAWAPLGFAWTAWSGLFAPESARGGIHLLTIGFAGSLVIAMVTRVSQGHSGRPLAMPALAWLAFALVQVSTVLRLAAALSAEALPLLILSAFCLAAGLLPWAVRAMAIYVQPRVDGKAG from the coding sequence GTGGTAAAAGCCCCCGTCGTCCTTGCGACCCCGCACCGGCTGCTGTTTCTCGTCGGCGCGGTCCAGTTCGCCTTGGTCATAATATGGTGGGGCGCAATGCTGTTCGCCCTCGGCGGGATGGGGCCGCACCTTGAGCAACCCATCCCCGCAAGCCTGCTGCATGCCCCGATCATGTTGTTTCTCGTGCTTCCGGCGTTCTTTTTCGGCTTCCTCCTCACGGTATTTCCGCGCTGGACGGGCTTTCCTGATTCGGCGCCGATCATCTACGTCCCAGTAGGCCTGGCCTTCCTGCTGGCAGCGATCATGCTGTGGACGGGCCTGCTTGCCGCTGTGCCCCTCGCCATTGTCATTGCATTCGGCGCGGCGGCGACAGGCTGGATCTGGGCGCTGGGCTGGATGCTTGGCTGGCTGGTTCGCGAGTTGCGCGCTGGCCGGTCGCCAACGTGGCACGGCTGGTCGATCTTCGGCGCCGTCTGCGCAGGCTTCGGCTGCCTGATCGGGGTTATCGCGGGATTGCGATCGCTGGATGGTATGCTGATCCACGTGTCCAACGTTGCCGGCCTCGCCCTGTTCATCCTCCCGGTCTTCATCACCGTGTGTCACCGCATGGTCCCGTTCTTCGCAGGCAATGTGGTGACGAACTATTCGCGCTGGAGGCCTTTCTGGGTCCTGGCTGCCTTCTGGATCGCCAGTCTTGCCGAGACTGGCGCCTATTACCTTTCCGCTTCTGGCGTGGCTGCGGCATGCAATGCAGTGCTCGCGTGCCTGACCGGCCTCATGCTGTGGAAGTGGTGGCCCGGAAGGCGTGCACCCGGCTTGCTGTGGGTTCTCATCCTGGGATTTGCCTGGGCGCCTCTTGGCTTCGCCTGGACGGCCTGGTCCGGCCTGTTCGCACCGGAGAGCGCCAGGGGAGGCATCCACCTGCTCACGATCGGCTTTGCTGGCAGCCTGGTTATCGCCATGGTCACGCGCGTGAGCCAGGGGCATTCGGGCCGGCCACTGGCCATGCCCGCCCTCGCGTGGTTAGCCTTTGCCCTGGTCCAGGTTTCAACCGTGCTGCGATTGGCTGCGGCGCTGTCCGCTGAAGCTCTCCCCTTGCTGATCCTGTCCGCCTTCTGCCTCGCGGCAGGCCTATTGCCATGGGCCGTGCGGGCGATGGCGATTTACGTTCAACCTCGCGTGGACGGCAAAGCAGGATGA
- a CDS encoding phosphatase PAP2 family protein, producing the protein MASLQLPRFRDSLGLPLRLLAGLATVAGLFFVFLKIWAEVAEGDARAVDAAILLSLRVAGHPDVPIGPTWLKQSMIEVSSLGGTTLLGLLIFAACGYLVIKGARIRALMLAAATLSGAGAIFFLKNAFGRPRPELVDHLVAAQSMSFPSGHAANSALVYLTIAALASDVEPGRSARIYIMAVAMTLTILIGLSRLYLGVHWPSDVAAGWALGAGWALAWRLAAARYSLVSTS; encoded by the coding sequence ATGGCATCACTGCAACTCCCCCGATTCCGGGACTCTTTGGGATTGCCCCTGCGCCTACTTGCCGGGCTGGCCACTGTCGCCGGCCTTTTCTTCGTGTTTCTCAAAATTTGGGCCGAAGTGGCTGAAGGAGATGCACGTGCGGTTGATGCGGCAATTCTGCTGTCGTTGCGGGTGGCAGGGCATCCGGACGTTCCGATCGGTCCGACCTGGCTCAAGCAAAGCATGATTGAGGTATCGAGCCTCGGCGGGACGACCCTGCTTGGCCTGCTGATTTTTGCCGCCTGCGGATATCTCGTCATCAAAGGGGCACGCATCCGCGCGTTGATGCTCGCGGCCGCAACTCTCAGCGGCGCTGGTGCAATATTTTTTCTCAAGAATGCCTTCGGACGGCCCCGGCCAGAACTTGTCGATCATTTGGTGGCGGCCCAATCGATGAGCTTTCCATCCGGCCATGCCGCAAATTCCGCGCTGGTCTATCTCACCATCGCCGCGCTCGCCAGCGATGTGGAACCAGGCCGTTCGGCGCGAATCTACATAATGGCTGTGGCCATGACGCTGACGATCCTGATCGGATTGTCGCGGCTCTATCTCGGCGTCCACTGGCCTAGCGATGTCGCGGCTGGCTGGGCGCTTGGTGCGGGTTGGGCACTGGCGTGGAGATTGGCTGCGGCCCGCTATTCTCTGGTTTCTACGTCGTGA
- a CDS encoding DUF302 domain-containing protein gives MNYYFAKTLETDFESAVQRATEALRQHGFGIITQIDVKNTFKNKIGVEFRDYRILGACNPQLAHEALQIEDKVGTMLPCNVVVQDLGHGKIEAAAIDPVASMMAIENPELKRAAEQVREKLHGAIESL, from the coding sequence ATGAACTACTATTTTGCAAAGACCCTGGAGACGGATTTCGAGAGTGCGGTGCAACGTGCCACCGAGGCACTGAGGCAGCACGGATTCGGGATCATCACCCAGATCGACGTCAAAAATACGTTCAAGAACAAGATCGGGGTTGAATTTCGCGACTACCGCATTCTGGGTGCCTGCAATCCGCAACTGGCGCACGAGGCGCTCCAGATCGAGGACAAAGTTGGCACCATGTTGCCGTGCAACGTCGTCGTTCAGGATTTGGGCCATGGAAAGATCGAGGCCGCCGCGATTGACCCGGTCGCCTCAATGATGGCCATCGAAAACCCAGAACTAAAGCGCGCCGCTGAACAGGTTCGCGAGAAGCTTCACGGAGCGATCGAAAGCCTGTAG
- a CDS encoding IS701 family transposase, with translation MEEDWRRDLEQWLEPYLQALANKTRRRMCPAYIAGLIGPGDRKSIQPMAARIDALSYDRLHHFVGAGIWDSAPLEATLWRQADELVGGDKAWLIIDDTALPKKGKASVGVAPQYATVLGKNANCQTLVSVTLASGEVPVMLGLRLFLPESWTSDTARMAKAAVPEAFRAYRTKPDIAIEEIDRIIAAGVRFGCVLADAGYGLSAPFRQALSARGLCWAVGIPRHQKVYPSDVQLIFPVAGRGRPRVRHVPDVKSLAAHTMLEEAKWRKISWRRGTKGRLSARFAVMRVRIADGAPQRIGAAGAQHMPGEEAWLVGEHRSSGERKYYLSNLPADTPAKDVAGAIKARWVCEQAHQQLKEELGLDHFEGRSWTGLHRHALMTMIAYAFLQTRRLAQTGRKKKSLRSAPSAEPTGCTPSYP, from the coding sequence ATGGAAGAGGATTGGCGGCGGGACCTCGAACAGTGGCTTGAGCCGTATTTGCAGGCTCTGGCCAACAAGACGCGGCGGCGGATGTGTCCGGCTTATATCGCCGGATTGATAGGCCCGGGCGATCGCAAGAGTATCCAGCCGATGGCAGCACGCATCGACGCGCTCAGCTATGACCGGCTACACCATTTCGTCGGAGCAGGGATCTGGGACAGCGCGCCGCTGGAGGCGACGTTGTGGCGACAGGCTGATGAGCTGGTCGGCGGCGACAAGGCCTGGCTTATCATCGACGACACAGCGCTACCCAAGAAGGGCAAGGCCTCGGTCGGTGTCGCGCCGCAATACGCCACGGTGTTGGGCAAGAACGCCAACTGCCAGACCTTGGTATCGGTGACGTTGGCCTCGGGAGAAGTTCCGGTCATGCTGGGTTTGCGGCTGTTCCTGCCGGAAAGCTGGACCAGCGACACTGCACGGATGGCCAAGGCGGCTGTGCCCGAAGCATTTCGGGCCTATCGCACAAAGCCTGACATCGCGATTGAGGAGATCGACCGCATCATCGCTGCCGGCGTGCGCTTTGGCTGCGTCCTGGCCGATGCCGGTTATGGCCTGTCCGCACCGTTCCGGCAGGCGCTCAGCGCACGGGGCCTCTGCTGGGCGGTCGGCATCCCCCGCCACCAGAAGGTCTATCCCTCAGACGTGCAGTTGATCTTCCCGGTGGCGGGACGTGGACGACCGCGTGTCCGGCACGTACCCGACGTCAAATCCCTGGCCGCCCATACCATGCTGGAGGAGGCGAAGTGGCGGAAGATCAGTTGGCGCCGCGGAACCAAAGGCCGTCTGAGCGCCCGCTTCGCTGTCATGCGCGTGCGGATCGCTGATGGCGCGCCACAGCGGATCGGTGCTGCTGGCGCACAGCACATGCCAGGCGAAGAGGCTTGGCTGGTGGGCGAGCATCGCTCCAGCGGCGAGCGAAAATACTATCTTTCCAACCTTCCCGCCGACACGCCAGCCAAAGATGTCGCCGGCGCCATCAAGGCGCGCTGGGTCTGCGAACAGGCGCATCAGCAACTCAAGGAAGAACTTGGTCTCGACCATTTCGAGGGCCGCTCGTGGACCGGGCTGCATCGCCATGCGCTCATGACAATGATCGCCTATGCCTTCCTGCAAACACGAAGGCTCGCTCAGACGGGGCGGAAAAAAAAGAGTCTCCGGTCCGCCCCCTCAGCCGAGCCTACCGGCTGTACGCCAAGCTATCCTTGA
- a CDS encoding CPCC family cysteine-rich protein, with protein sequence MKFRNVIEPYTEGRAFRCPCCRFATLSERGGYEVCPVCFWEDDGQDDHDAELVRGGPNGSLSLRQARVNFAECGACDVRHRKNVRPPADAEL encoded by the coding sequence ATGAAGTTTCGCAACGTCATTGAACCTTATACGGAAGGACGGGCCTTCAGGTGTCCCTGCTGCCGCTTCGCGACGCTCTCGGAGCGAGGCGGCTATGAGGTTTGCCCCGTGTGTTTTTGGGAAGATGATGGCCAAGACGACCACGATGCCGAGTTGGTCCGGGGCGGTCCGAACGGCTCGCTATCATTACGTCAGGCGCGGGTGAATTTCGCAGAGTGCGGTGCCTGCGATGTTCGCCACCGCAAAAATGTGCGTCCACCCGCAGACGCTGAACTCTGA
- a CDS encoding MFS transporter, whose translation MSETGPAATTTLADARVGIPRTVWVLGLVSLFMDLSSEIIHALLPVFLTTTLGASVALVGLIDGIGESTASITKMFSGYISDRIGRRKPLILLGYGLGAVSKPLFAIATGPMPVLGARFADRIGKGLRGAPRDALVADVTTIEIRGRAYGLRQALDTVGAFLGPLAAIALMFALADNMRAIFWIALIPALLSVLLVIFGVGEAERKTQGMAKPPPLRLAELKSFDRGFWMVVAVGVVFTLARFSESFLVLKANGEGLPLAWTPLVLVVMNLVYSLGSYPAGAIADRVNSAWPMAWGLVCLILADLMLAFGVGLFAAFAGIALWGAHMALTQGILAKLVADATPEHLRGSGFGLFNLATGIAMLFASLLAGVLWSTIGSAATFLVGAMFVLVAGSLLMIARRVGGS comes from the coding sequence GTGAGCGAAACCGGCCCTGCAGCGACAACCACCCTGGCCGACGCTCGGGTCGGAATTCCCCGCACGGTTTGGGTGCTGGGCCTCGTCAGCCTGTTCATGGATCTATCATCCGAGATCATTCACGCGCTCTTGCCGGTGTTCCTGACCACGACGCTCGGCGCCAGCGTCGCCCTTGTGGGCCTGATCGATGGCATCGGCGAGTCGACCGCATCAATCACCAAAATGTTCTCGGGCTACATTTCGGACCGGATCGGACGCCGGAAGCCTCTCATTCTCTTGGGATATGGGCTTGGGGCGGTATCCAAGCCACTCTTTGCCATAGCTACGGGCCCCATGCCGGTGCTTGGTGCACGGTTTGCCGACCGGATCGGCAAAGGCCTGCGCGGTGCGCCGCGCGATGCGCTTGTTGCCGACGTAACCACGATTGAAATTCGGGGACGAGCCTACGGTTTACGTCAGGCGCTCGACACGGTCGGAGCTTTCCTGGGACCGCTGGCCGCCATCGCACTCATGTTCGCGCTGGCCGACAATATGCGCGCGATCTTCTGGATTGCACTGATACCGGCGCTGCTCTCGGTCCTGCTGGTGATTTTCGGCGTCGGCGAGGCCGAACGAAAGACGCAGGGCATGGCAAAGCCACCGCCACTCAGACTGGCGGAACTGAAGTCCTTCGACCGCGGGTTCTGGATGGTCGTGGCGGTGGGAGTAGTATTCACACTTGCCCGGTTCAGTGAATCCTTTCTCGTACTCAAAGCCAACGGCGAAGGACTACCGCTGGCTTGGACGCCGCTGGTACTGGTGGTGATGAACCTCGTATATTCACTGGGATCCTATCCCGCGGGCGCGATTGCAGATCGGGTGAATTCGGCATGGCCGATGGCCTGGGGACTCGTGTGTCTCATTCTCGCAGACCTCATGCTGGCGTTCGGGGTTGGGCTATTCGCAGCGTTCGCCGGCATCGCCCTGTGGGGCGCGCACATGGCACTGACTCAAGGGATACTTGCCAAGTTAGTGGCGGACGCAACGCCTGAGCATTTGCGTGGCTCAGGATTTGGCCTGTTCAATCTGGCAACTGGGATTGCGATGCTATTCGCCAGCTTGCTGGCAGGCGTGCTCTGGTCAACAATCGGGTCCGCTGCCACGTTCCTGGTCGGGGCGATGTTTGTTCTGGTAGCAGGCAGTCTGCTGATGATTGCCCGACGAGTGGGCGGAAGTTAG